A region from the Chanodichthys erythropterus isolate Z2021 chromosome 5, ASM2448905v1, whole genome shotgun sequence genome encodes:
- the dkk1a gene encoding dickkopf WNT signaling pathway inhibitor 1a, translated as MRNMLAEKNMRNMLSLLTVVTVYLAVWGGITADAQVGPVLQNSIRHLPAASSPSDAVSASPRVTGTADSDAPASPYCAADAECRPGEFCNGSRGVCLSCRRRRKRCARDGMCCAGNRCINGVCQPADTEAVVTVDAAQPVGNTDEPSMTVTRGQNFTHPKRTTILPKPQQPLKGGEGETCLRSSDCLEGLCCARHFWSRICKPVLTEGQVCTRHRRKGAHGLEIFQRCDCGSGLACRGQREKPGAESRNLHTCQPR; from the exons ATGCGTAACATGCTGGCAGAGAAGAACATGAGGAACATGCTCTCACTACTCACCGTTGTGACTGTTTATCTCGCGGTCTGGGGAGGAATCACTGCAGATGCTCAAGTCGGACCTGTGTTACAGAACTCCATCAGGCATCTGCCCGCAGCATCCAGTCCGAGTGACGCGGTGAGCGCGAGCCCGCGCGTAACCGGCACCGCAGACAGCGACGCACCGGCG TCGCCGTACTGCGCCGCTGATGCTGAGTGCAGGCCCGGTGAGTTTTGTAACGGCTCTCGGGGAGTTTGTCTCTCGTGCCGCAGGCGGAGAAAGCGCTGCGCTCGTGACGGGATGTGCTGCGCTGGAAATCGATGCATCAACG GTGTGTGTCAACCTGCTGATACCGAAGCTGTCGTGACGGTAGACGCCGCTCAACCGGTTGGCAATACGGATGAGCCGAGTATGACTGTAACACGTGGGCAGAACTTCACACATCCTAAAAGAACCACCATCCTACCAAAACCACAGCAGCCACTGAAAG GTGGCGAGGGCGAGACGTGTCTAAGGTCTTCGGACTGTTTGGAAGGGCTGTGCTGCGCCCGACACTTCTGGTCACGGATCTGTAAGCCCGTGCTGACGGAGGGGCAGGTGTGCACGCGCCACCGCCGGAAAGGAGCTCACGGTCTGGAGATCTTCCAGCGCTGCGACTGCGGCTCCGGCCTGGCCTGCCGAGGCCAGAGAGAGAAACCCGGAGCTGAAAGCCGAAACCTCCACACCTGCCAACCGCGCTGA